In Chitinophaga sp. HK235, a single window of DNA contains:
- a CDS encoding sugar MFS transporter yields MAVISTTNQVQTTVSGSKQSYMPALISLAVLYFMMGFITCLNDTLVPFFKKGFTLSYSQSSLVQFYFFLTYGIMSVPAGRIVSRTGYKKGMVLGFAIAAVGGLLFYPASVYHQYMLFLAALFVIAIGIVLLQVAANPYITALGPAHTASARLTLIQGVGSLGTTVAPLFGAHFILARLEESHASSEAVRYPYLGIATLLLLIAFAVSRLALPVISTAGNDQGSGESRGIFSYRNLRFGIIGIFVYVGAEVSIGTFLTNYIVDLLGIPENVANNYVAFYWGGMLVGRLLGAGLLRVLPPPRVLAVCAVGAVLLVLLSVSTTGYVAVWSMIAVGLCNAIMFATIFSLSVEGVGKHTTTASGLLSTAICGGAIISFAQGFLKDHASWQVAFLIPVVCYLYILFYGLNGYKAQKTTA; encoded by the coding sequence ATGGCGGTAATATCCACTACAAACCAGGTACAGACCACGGTCTCCGGCAGCAAACAGTCGTATATGCCAGCCCTTATTTCGCTGGCAGTACTTTACTTTATGATGGGCTTCATCACCTGCCTCAACGACACACTGGTACCCTTTTTCAAGAAAGGCTTCACCCTGAGTTATTCACAGTCCTCGCTGGTACAGTTCTATTTTTTTCTTACCTATGGCATCATGTCTGTTCCAGCCGGAAGGATCGTGAGCCGTACCGGCTACAAGAAAGGAATGGTGCTGGGCTTCGCCATTGCGGCCGTGGGAGGATTACTGTTTTACCCGGCTTCGGTGTATCATCAATATATGCTGTTTCTGGCTGCCTTGTTTGTGATCGCTATTGGGATTGTATTGTTACAGGTGGCTGCCAATCCATATATCACGGCACTGGGACCGGCCCATACCGCTTCAGCCCGACTTACCCTGATACAGGGCGTAGGCTCTTTGGGCACCACTGTAGCTCCTCTTTTCGGTGCTCATTTTATCCTCGCCAGGCTGGAGGAATCTCATGCCTCCAGTGAGGCCGTACGTTATCCTTACCTGGGTATCGCAACATTGTTGCTACTGATTGCTTTCGCCGTTTCCCGTTTAGCCCTTCCCGTTATCAGCACAGCCGGTAATGACCAGGGCTCCGGAGAGAGCAGGGGCATTTTTTCATATCGTAACCTGCGCTTCGGCATCATCGGCATTTTCGTGTATGTGGGAGCAGAAGTATCCATCGGCACATTCCTTACCAACTACATCGTGGACCTGCTGGGCATCCCGGAAAATGTAGCCAACAACTATGTAGCTTTTTACTGGGGAGGCATGCTGGTAGGGCGTTTGCTGGGCGCCGGCCTCCTGCGTGTTTTACCGCCGCCGAGAGTGCTGGCCGTATGTGCAGTGGGTGCTGTATTGCTGGTATTGCTGTCAGTAAGTACTACAGGCTATGTGGCGGTATGGAGCATGATTGCTGTTGGATTGTGTAATGCGATCATGTTTGCCACGATCTTTTCCCTTTCCGTGGAAGGTGTAGGCAAACACACCACTACAGCCTCCGGCCTGCTGTCTACCGCCATCTGCGGAGGGGCTATCATCTCCTTTGCACAAGGTTTTCTGAAGGACCATGCCAGCTGGCAGGTGGCTTTCCTCATTCCGGTAGTATGTTATCTCTATATTCTGTTTTATGGTCTCAACGGCTATAAGGCGCAAAAAACAACGGCATGA
- a CDS encoding DUF1501 domain-containing protein, with the protein MKRRDFLKQSGMASGMMLLPGFVHAAMAKTSQPATRRVVFIQLMGGNDGLNTVIPYRQEMYYQQRPLLAIPAEEVLPVTAEWGFNPALRELLPFYEKQQLLVLQQVGYPDTDTSHYHSSQIWRTGCLQGQEANRWLPATVPVTDYGTADFGPTLEHIASQIGKGDPTQVYHLALDGFDTHQFQRVQQDLLLATYAQGVSTFLHALRRNGQLDNTLVVTWSEFGRSVSQNIRQGTDHGHGNQVYIFGSRLRQWGIQPCTLNGGELSVRTDFRSLYATIGSKWLGVAITADFQDGLQIV; encoded by the coding sequence ATGAAGCGCAGAGACTTTTTAAAACAATCGGGTATGGCCTCAGGTATGATGCTGCTGCCTGGTTTTGTACATGCGGCCATGGCAAAGACCTCTCAGCCAGCTACCCGCCGGGTAGTATTTATACAGCTGATGGGGGGCAATGATGGACTGAATACGGTTATTCCCTACCGGCAGGAAATGTATTACCAGCAACGGCCTCTGCTGGCCATCCCGGCGGAGGAAGTATTACCTGTCACCGCCGAATGGGGCTTTAACCCTGCTTTGCGGGAGCTGCTGCCATTTTATGAAAAGCAGCAGCTGTTGGTATTGCAACAGGTAGGTTATCCTGATACCGACACTTCTCACTATCATTCCAGCCAGATATGGCGTACCGGCTGTTTACAAGGCCAGGAAGCCAACCGCTGGCTTCCTGCTACGGTCCCGGTAACCGATTATGGCACTGCTGATTTCGGCCCCACGCTGGAACATATCGCCAGCCAGATCGGCAAAGGAGATCCTACACAAGTGTACCACCTCGCCCTGGATGGTTTTGATACCCACCAGTTTCAGCGGGTACAGCAAGACCTGCTGCTGGCCACCTATGCACAGGGTGTCAGCACTTTCCTGCATGCCCTCCGGCGCAATGGCCAGCTGGATAACACCCTGGTAGTAACCTGGTCTGAATTCGGCCGTAGTGTATCACAGAATATCCGCCAGGGCACCGATCATGGGCATGGCAACCAGGTATATATCTTCGGTAGCCGGCTGCGCCAATGGGGTATCCAGCCCTGCACACTTAATGGCGGGGAGCTGTCCGTACGTACCGATTTCAGGAGTTTGTACGCCACCATTGGCAGTAAGTGGCTGGGAGTAGCCATAACCGCTGATTTCCAGGATGGATTGCAGATAGTATAA
- a CDS encoding ROK family protein, with translation MGKTFFEELNNDNVTGVAYKNINLKKAALAYFANIGNATIADMCKQLNLSAPKVTTLLNDLIQDGLVKDYGKVESTGGRKPNLYGLVPDSAFFIGVDVKQHHLNLGLSDLQKNLVCTEEGIPYKLDNNKASLEELCVLISNFINGLPVPREKILGIGINLSGRINYATGYSYSFFYFDEEPLSKIIETKLGIRVFLENDSRAMAYGEFCSDTVHGERNVLFLNLDYGIGMGVLIDGQLYYGKSGYSGEVGHIPLFDNEIICHCGKKGCLETEASGWALTRMFQDRLQEGSSSMLSRKHGAPGSIQLEDIIDAAIHDDVLAIELIAKIGENLGRGIALLINIFNPELVILGGSLAATQDYIRLPIKSAVNKYSLSLVNNDTKLRISSLGERAGIIGACLLVRNKVLIN, from the coding sequence ATGGGTAAGACCTTTTTCGAAGAACTGAACAATGACAATGTTACCGGGGTAGCCTATAAAAATATTAACTTGAAGAAGGCCGCTCTGGCCTACTTCGCCAACATCGGCAATGCCACCATCGCCGACATGTGCAAACAACTTAACCTCAGCGCCCCCAAAGTAACCACCCTGCTCAACGATCTTATACAGGACGGACTGGTAAAAGATTATGGCAAAGTAGAATCCACCGGCGGCCGGAAACCCAATCTGTACGGACTGGTGCCCGACTCCGCTTTTTTTATCGGTGTAGATGTGAAACAACATCACCTGAACCTCGGACTGTCTGACCTGCAGAAAAACCTGGTCTGCACGGAAGAAGGCATCCCTTATAAACTGGACAACAACAAGGCTTCGCTGGAAGAACTCTGTGTACTCATCAGCAATTTTATCAATGGTCTGCCCGTGCCCCGTGAAAAAATCCTGGGCATCGGCATCAACCTGTCCGGCCGCATCAACTATGCTACCGGCTACAGTTACAGCTTTTTCTATTTCGATGAAGAACCACTCAGCAAAATCATCGAAACGAAATTAGGTATCCGGGTATTCCTGGAAAACGACTCCCGTGCTATGGCCTACGGCGAATTTTGTTCGGATACCGTTCACGGTGAGCGCAATGTGCTTTTCCTGAACCTCGACTATGGTATTGGTATGGGCGTATTGATAGATGGGCAGCTGTATTACGGTAAATCAGGCTATAGTGGTGAAGTGGGACATATTCCGCTGTTTGATAATGAAATCATCTGCCACTGTGGAAAAAAAGGTTGTCTCGAAACCGAAGCCTCCGGATGGGCCCTCACCCGCATGTTCCAGGACAGACTGCAGGAAGGTTCTTCTTCCATGCTCTCCCGCAAACACGGTGCCCCTGGCAGTATACAGCTGGAAGATATTATCGATGCCGCCATTCACGACGATGTGCTGGCCATCGAACTGATTGCCAAAATAGGAGAGAACCTGGGCCGTGGGATTGCGCTGCTGATCAATATCTTCAATCCTGAACTGGTAATACTGGGCGGAAGCCTGGCTGCCACACAGGATTATATCCGGTTACCCATTAAAAGCGCTGTCAACAAATACTCACTCAGCCTCGTGAATAATGATACCAAACTGCGGATATCCAGTCTGGGTGAGCGAGCTGGTATTATTGGCGCCTGCCTGCTGGTGCGCAACAAAGTGCTGATTAATTAG
- the clpP gene encoding ATP-dependent Clp endopeptidase proteolytic subunit ClpP yields the protein MNINNDEFRKYAIKHRGISSLVVDSYAKSHQINSLTPYILEERQMNMTQMDVFSRLMADRIIFLGDPVNDYVANVITAQLLFLESSDRNRDIQMYINSPGGSVYAGLGIYDTMQIISPDVATICTGMAASFGAVLLVAGTKGKRTALKHARVMIHQPHGGAEGQTSDIEITAREFVKLKKELNEIIAGHCGQPVKKVEKDSDRDYWMTADEAKEYGIIDDVLQKNPKKQLDTPQ from the coding sequence ATGAACATTAATAACGATGAATTCAGAAAATATGCCATCAAACATCGCGGAATCAGCAGCCTGGTTGTAGATAGCTATGCCAAAAGCCACCAGATCAATAGCCTGACTCCATATATCCTCGAAGAGCGCCAGATGAATATGACCCAGATGGACGTTTTCTCCAGGTTGATGGCTGATCGTATTATTTTCCTGGGAGATCCCGTTAACGACTACGTGGCCAACGTTATTACCGCGCAGTTGCTATTCCTGGAATCTTCCGACCGCAACCGTGATATTCAGATGTACATCAATAGTCCCGGTGGTAGCGTTTACGCTGGCCTGGGTATTTATGACACCATGCAGATCATTTCTCCTGACGTAGCTACTATCTGCACCGGTATGGCCGCCTCTTTCGGCGCTGTACTGCTGGTAGCAGGTACCAAAGGAAAACGTACGGCCCTGAAACACGCCCGCGTCATGATTCACCAGCCTCACGGCGGCGCTGAAGGTCAGACTTCTGACATCGAAATCACTGCCCGTGAGTTCGTGAAACTGAAAAAAGAACTCAACGAGATCATTGCCGGCCACTGCGGTCAACCCGTGAAAAAAGTGGAAAAAGACTCTGATCGCGACTACTGGATGACCGCTGATGAAGCCAAAGAATACGGTATCATCGATGACGTACTTCAGAAAAATCCGAAAAAACAACTGGACACTCCACAGTAA
- a CDS encoding AGE family epimerase/isomerase, which yields MTFHEYATLYQNNLLNDVVPFWLQHSPDKEYGGYFTCLDREGKVFDTDKFIWLQCREVWCFSMLYNKVEKKQEWLDMAVQGAEFLKKHGRDKEGNWYFSLTRTGAPLIAPYNIFSDCFAAMAFGQLYQATGNADYSHIAITTFHNILKRQDNPKGHYSKAMPGTRPLQNFALPMILCNLVLEMETLLDAQLVENTIQQGIHTVMDVFYQKDTGLIMENITPEGLLSDSFEGRLLNPGHGLEAMWFVMDLATRSNDQALITKAKDITLSLLEHGWDQQYGGIFYFLDVKGYPPQQLEWDQKLWWVHIETIISLLKGFLHTGDEKCWQWFEKVHDYTWKHFPDPENGEWFGYLNRQGQPLLPLKGGKWKGCFHVPRGLYQSWNTLQQIAAKHALSTQPK from the coding sequence ATGACATTTCATGAGTATGCCACGTTATATCAGAACAACCTCTTAAACGACGTAGTACCGTTCTGGTTACAACATTCGCCGGACAAAGAATACGGCGGCTATTTCACTTGCCTCGACCGGGAAGGCAAAGTCTTCGACACTGATAAATTCATCTGGCTGCAATGCCGCGAAGTATGGTGTTTCAGCATGCTCTACAACAAAGTGGAGAAAAAACAGGAATGGCTGGACATGGCTGTCCAGGGTGCCGAATTCCTGAAAAAACACGGACGCGACAAAGAAGGTAACTGGTACTTCTCCCTCACCCGTACCGGAGCGCCGCTGATAGCGCCTTACAACATCTTTTCAGACTGTTTCGCTGCCATGGCCTTCGGCCAGCTGTATCAGGCCACCGGCAATGCCGACTACAGCCACATTGCCATCACTACCTTTCACAACATCCTCAAAAGACAGGACAATCCCAAAGGACACTATTCCAAAGCCATGCCCGGCACCCGGCCCCTGCAGAACTTCGCACTGCCCATGATCCTCTGCAACCTCGTGCTGGAAATGGAGACCCTGCTGGATGCACAGCTGGTCGAAAACACCATCCAACAGGGTATCCATACCGTGATGGATGTTTTTTACCAGAAGGATACCGGCCTGATCATGGAAAACATCACCCCGGAAGGACTACTGTCAGACTCTTTCGAAGGACGCCTCCTCAACCCCGGCCACGGCCTGGAAGCCATGTGGTTTGTAATGGACCTGGCTACCCGCAGCAATGACCAGGCACTGATCACCAAAGCCAAAGACATCACCCTCAGCCTCCTGGAACACGGATGGGACCAGCAATACGGCGGCATCTTCTACTTCCTCGATGTGAAGGGGTATCCTCCGCAACAACTGGAATGGGACCAGAAGCTGTGGTGGGTGCATATAGAAACTATTATCAGCCTCCTGAAAGGTTTCCTCCATACCGGCGACGAAAAATGCTGGCAATGGTTCGAAAAAGTACATGATTATACCTGGAAACATTTCCCTGATCCTGAAAATGGTGAATGGTTTGGTTATCTTAACAGGCAGGGCCAGCCGCTGCTTCCGCTCAAAGGCGGGAAATGGAAAGGCTGTTTCCATGTGCCGAGAGGCCTTTATCAAAGCTGGAATACGCTGCAGCAGATCGCAGCCAAACATGCATTATCCACTCAACCAAAATAA
- a CDS encoding FAD-dependent oxidoreductase, with product MTLLRKLFISQLLCFLTWSLSAQQLQTDLLIIGGGASGTTAGIQAARMGINTTILEETTWLGGMLTSAGVSAIDGNNALPSGLWGEFREQLHQHYGGPKAVATGWVSNTLFEPSVGNNILQAMAAKENNLHIHFNTRWTGVSKQNGKWRVSFIRNNQPGTIEAKILIDATELGDIMAATRTPYSTGMDSRLQTGEAVAPLKANNYIQVLTYVVTLKDYGKNADKTIPRPAGYQPDIFRCCCAGSDPYGSNNGKMNCDFMMQYGKLPNNKYMINWPGCGNDYPLNVIEMNREARTEALKKAKLHTLRYLYYLQTELGYKNLGIADDEYPTDDKLPMIPYYREARRLKGITTLTFNHVAKPFDQPEAYYRTGIAVGDYPIDHHQEKDPAVPKIDFSKAKVPSYNIPLGSLIPAQTEDLIVAEKSISVTNIVNGATRLQPVVLQLGQAAGALAAIALQQQLPPRKVAVRSVQQALLKAGVYLMPYIDVTKENPHFNAIQRIGTTGILRGFGVPYTWANQTWFYPQRPVSEYEFTQGLLTYYPAARRLTPTGQDLTPAFMVQAFQAAGATGITYEKMAEAWQQLQFSTAISNNLSLNREMAAVLTDHFLHPFDIPVTFTGTLQP from the coding sequence ATGACCTTACTAAGAAAACTTTTTATCAGCCAACTGCTCTGTTTCCTTACCTGGAGCCTCAGCGCACAACAATTGCAGACAGATCTGCTCATCATCGGCGGCGGCGCCAGCGGCACCACTGCCGGCATACAGGCCGCCCGCATGGGCATCAACACCACCATCCTTGAAGAAACAACCTGGCTCGGCGGAATGCTTACCTCCGCAGGCGTTTCCGCCATCGATGGCAACAATGCCCTCCCCTCCGGCCTCTGGGGCGAATTCAGGGAACAGCTCCATCAGCACTATGGCGGCCCTAAAGCAGTGGCCACTGGCTGGGTCAGCAACACCCTCTTTGAACCATCTGTAGGCAACAATATCCTGCAGGCAATGGCCGCTAAAGAAAATAATCTGCATATCCACTTCAATACCCGGTGGACCGGCGTCAGCAAACAAAACGGTAAATGGCGTGTCAGTTTTATCCGCAATAACCAACCCGGCACCATAGAAGCCAAAATCCTGATAGACGCCACTGAACTTGGTGACATCATGGCTGCCACCCGCACCCCTTACAGCACCGGCATGGACAGCCGCCTGCAAACCGGAGAAGCGGTGGCCCCGCTTAAAGCCAACAACTATATCCAGGTGCTCACTTATGTGGTCACACTCAAAGACTACGGCAAAAATGCCGATAAAACCATCCCACGCCCCGCTGGCTATCAGCCCGATATCTTCCGCTGCTGCTGCGCCGGCTCAGATCCTTACGGCAGCAACAACGGCAAAATGAACTGCGACTTTATGATGCAGTACGGTAAACTGCCCAACAACAAATACATGATTAACTGGCCCGGCTGCGGTAACGACTATCCGCTCAATGTCATCGAAATGAACAGGGAAGCCCGCACCGAAGCCCTTAAAAAGGCGAAACTGCATACCCTCCGTTATCTCTACTACCTGCAAACCGAACTGGGATACAAAAATCTGGGCATCGCCGATGATGAATATCCTACTGATGATAAACTGCCCATGATCCCTTACTACCGGGAAGCGCGGCGTCTCAAAGGCATCACCACCCTCACTTTCAACCATGTAGCCAAACCTTTCGACCAACCGGAAGCCTATTATCGTACAGGCATTGCCGTGGGAGATTATCCTATCGACCATCACCAGGAGAAAGATCCCGCCGTACCTAAAATAGATTTCTCCAAAGCCAAAGTTCCTTCCTATAATATTCCACTGGGTTCCCTGATACCAGCGCAAACAGAAGATCTGATTGTAGCAGAAAAAAGCATCAGTGTCACCAATATCGTTAATGGTGCTACCCGTCTGCAACCAGTGGTATTACAGCTGGGTCAGGCTGCCGGCGCACTTGCGGCCATCGCCCTGCAACAACAGCTGCCACCCCGCAAGGTAGCCGTACGGAGTGTACAGCAGGCACTCCTCAAAGCCGGTGTATATCTGATGCCCTATATAGATGTAACCAAAGAAAATCCGCATTTTAACGCGATACAACGTATAGGCACCACCGGTATCCTCAGAGGGTTTGGCGTGCCATACACCTGGGCCAACCAAACCTGGTTTTATCCGCAACGTCCTGTCAGCGAATATGAGTTCACCCAGGGTCTGCTCACCTATTACCCGGCAGCCCGGCGGCTGACACCTACCGGCCAGGACCTCACACCGGCTTTTATGGTCCAGGCATTTCAGGCTGCCGGCGCCACCGGCATCACCTACGAAAAAATGGCCGAAGCCTGGCAACAGCTGCAGTTCAGCACTGCCATCAGCAACAACCTTTCACTCAACCGGGAAATGGCCGCTGTACTCACCGACCACTTCCTGCATCCTTTTGATATTCCCGTGACCTTTACCGGCACCCTTCAACCATAA
- a CDS encoding VOC family protein, with protein MKKVTGLGGVFFKCDNPQGMNEWYAKNLGLATTEYGATFEWRQADNPSKKGSTAWCTFPQDTGYFNPSAKPFMINYRVENIAVLVEELKKNNVTIIDEIAEYEYGKFVHVLDPEGNIIELWEPKDDLDQDNVAG; from the coding sequence ATGAAAAAAGTAACGGGCCTTGGAGGCGTATTTTTTAAATGCGATAATCCGCAAGGCATGAACGAATGGTACGCCAAAAACCTTGGATTGGCTACCACTGAATATGGAGCAACGTTTGAGTGGCGGCAGGCCGATAATCCATCGAAAAAAGGATCTACAGCCTGGTGCACGTTTCCGCAGGATACCGGATATTTTAATCCGTCAGCTAAGCCATTTATGATTAATTACCGGGTGGAAAATATTGCTGTACTGGTAGAGGAATTAAAAAAGAACAACGTGACTATTATTGATGAGATCGCGGAATATGAATATGGTAAATTCGTCCATGTGCTCGATCCGGAAGGGAACATTATTGAGCTTTGGGAGCCAAAAGATGATTTGGATCAGGATAACGTGGCGGGGTAA
- a CDS encoding DUF4434 domain-containing protein — translation MKITGTFLDEISHDIPHQNWGRAEWDADFSHMKAIGIDTVFLIRSGFQRWLTYPSQVVMKEEGGYEPPVDLVKMFLELADKHHMKFYFGLYDSGKYWWKGDFQKEVDINLKVIDEVWKKYGHYKSFQGWYLTQEVSRRTGKVIDLYAKLGKHCKDISNNLPTLISPWIDGKKAVMAASSTITREDAVSLKQHESEWSEIFDGIKGVVDAVAFQDGHIEFHELPDFFAVNKKMADKYGIQCWTNAESFDRDMPIKFMPIKFEKLRMKLEAARKAGYDKAITFEFSHFMSPQSAYLQAGHLYNRYKEYLKTL, via the coding sequence ATGAAAATAACAGGTACCTTCCTCGACGAAATCAGCCACGACATCCCCCACCAGAACTGGGGCCGCGCAGAATGGGACGCCGACTTCTCCCATATGAAAGCTATCGGCATAGACACCGTATTCCTTATCAGAAGCGGCTTCCAACGCTGGCTCACCTATCCATCCCAGGTGGTTATGAAAGAAGAAGGCGGCTACGAACCTCCGGTAGACCTCGTGAAAATGTTCCTGGAACTGGCCGACAAACATCATATGAAGTTTTACTTCGGCCTCTACGACTCCGGTAAATACTGGTGGAAAGGCGATTTCCAGAAAGAAGTGGACATCAACCTGAAAGTGATTGATGAAGTATGGAAAAAATATGGCCACTACAAATCCTTCCAGGGCTGGTACCTTACCCAGGAAGTGAGCAGGCGCACCGGCAAAGTGATTGATCTGTATGCCAAATTGGGCAAACATTGCAAAGACATTTCCAACAACCTCCCTACACTGATATCTCCCTGGATAGACGGCAAAAAGGCTGTCATGGCCGCTTCTTCCACCATCACCAGAGAAGATGCCGTTTCCCTGAAACAACACGAATCAGAATGGAGTGAAATATTCGACGGTATCAAAGGCGTAGTAGACGCAGTAGCCTTCCAGGACGGCCACATCGAATTCCACGAACTACCCGACTTCTTCGCCGTCAACAAAAAAATGGCAGATAAATACGGCATCCAGTGCTGGACCAACGCGGAATCCTTCGACCGCGACATGCCTATCAAATTTATGCCCATCAAGTTCGAAAAATTACGCATGAAGCTGGAAGCCGCGCGCAAAGCCGGTTATGACAAGGCCATCACCTTCGAGTTCTCGCACTTCATGAGTCCACAGTCTGCCTACCTGCAGGCCGGTCATCTGTACAACCGCTACAAAGAATACCTCAAAACCCTTTAA
- the tig gene encoding trigger factor codes for MATVTRENIGLLNDKITVKVSQEDYLPNFDKAVKQFSKNANIPGFRKGMVPAGMIKKMHGAAIFGDEVLKTVEKELMGYVQTEKLDIFGQPLSLEKTAKDLDFNQPAEYTFEFEVGLKPAFEVTPLENNKTTLTKYKVAVTDEMVNDEVQRLQLKGGKPSEGEAVSTEDDIINVTFEEADAKGNVAEGGIKKETSLLVKYFTDAVQAELKGKKVNESIVIELGKSFDEQRLAWVSKDLGIEAGDKEAAKKHFNLTITKITLIEKRELNEEFFKEVYPADNITTEEAFRAKLKEEIAKYWDSESRNHMHNDLFEVLVHETPIELPKDFLKRWLQVGGEKPKTAEEAEKEFPSFDHQLRWTLISDKLVRDNKLEVSFEDLKENAKQKVLGYYGGAAADGAEWLDSYLDRLLQDEKFVDQTYREMITAKLFDWAEAKVNVKEEEIKAEEFVNLPHKHHHHEH; via the coding sequence ATGGCAACCGTTACCAGAGAAAACATTGGTTTATTGAACGATAAGATCACTGTGAAAGTGAGCCAGGAAGATTACCTTCCTAATTTTGACAAAGCAGTAAAACAATTCAGCAAGAATGCAAATATCCCAGGCTTCCGTAAAGGTATGGTGCCTGCCGGTATGATTAAGAAAATGCACGGTGCAGCCATCTTTGGCGACGAAGTGCTGAAAACTGTGGAAAAAGAGCTGATGGGTTATGTACAGACCGAGAAACTGGACATTTTTGGTCAGCCGCTCTCTCTGGAAAAAACTGCAAAAGATCTCGATTTCAACCAACCTGCTGAATATACTTTTGAATTTGAAGTGGGTCTGAAACCAGCTTTTGAAGTTACTCCGCTCGAAAACAATAAAACCACCCTCACTAAATACAAGGTGGCTGTTACCGACGAAATGGTGAATGACGAAGTGCAGCGTTTACAGCTGAAAGGTGGTAAGCCTTCTGAAGGTGAAGCCGTTAGCACTGAAGACGACATCATCAACGTTACTTTCGAAGAAGCTGATGCCAAAGGCAATGTAGCTGAAGGCGGTATCAAAAAAGAAACCAGCCTGCTGGTTAAATACTTCACTGATGCTGTACAGGCTGAGCTGAAAGGCAAAAAAGTTAACGAAAGCATCGTGATCGAACTGGGCAAATCCTTCGACGAACAACGTCTGGCCTGGGTTTCGAAAGATCTGGGTATTGAAGCTGGTGACAAAGAAGCTGCTAAAAAGCACTTCAACCTGACTATCACCAAGATCACCCTGATCGAAAAAAGAGAATTAAACGAAGAGTTCTTCAAAGAAGTTTACCCTGCGGACAACATCACTACAGAAGAAGCTTTCCGCGCTAAACTGAAAGAAGAAATCGCGAAATACTGGGATTCAGAAAGCCGCAACCACATGCACAACGACCTGTTCGAAGTGCTGGTACATGAAACGCCGATCGAATTACCAAAGGATTTCCTGAAACGCTGGCTGCAGGTAGGTGGTGAAAAACCAAAAACTGCCGAAGAAGCCGAAAAAGAATTCCCAAGTTTCGACCACCAACTCCGTTGGACACTGATTAGCGATAAACTGGTTCGTGATAATAAACTGGAAGTTTCTTTCGAAGACCTGAAAGAAAACGCCAAACAAAAAGTACTGGGCTACTACGGTGGCGCTGCTGCTGATGGTGCTGAATGGCTGGACAGCTACCTGGACCGCCTGCTGCAGGACGAAAAATTTGTTGACCAGACTTACCGTGAAATGATCACTGCCAAGTTGTTTGACTGGGCTGAAGCCAAGGTGAACGTGAAAGAAGAGGAAATCAAAGCAGAAGAATTTGTTAATTTACCTCATAAACATCACCATCATGAACATTAA